A genomic window from Qipengyuania oceanensis includes:
- a CDS encoding NUDIX domain-containing protein: protein MLRLIPRPVHRVALRIAHRVRHRWRIWRGTRIEGVSTILRDLEGRVVLVRHSYGTPSWCLPGGGLARGESPEDAVRRETREEIGCEVTGLRCIGVLNETISGSPHRAHVYLGTITDMPEADGREIAEARLFPANSLPEPLSKLTRARLELWREHMRTGS, encoded by the coding sequence GTGCTTCGCCTGATCCCGCGCCCGGTCCACCGGGTCGCCTTGCGGATCGCGCATCGCGTCCGCCATCGCTGGCGCATCTGGCGCGGCACGCGGATCGAGGGAGTCTCCACCATTCTGCGTGACCTGGAAGGCCGGGTCGTGCTGGTGCGTCACAGCTATGGCACGCCATCCTGGTGCTTGCCGGGGGGCGGGCTCGCCCGTGGCGAAAGCCCGGAGGATGCCGTGCGGCGTGAAACGCGCGAGGAAATCGGCTGCGAGGTGACGGGGCTGCGTTGCATCGGCGTGCTGAACGAGACGATCTCCGGCTCACCCCACCGGGCCCATGTATACCTCGGCACGATCACCGATATGCCCGAGGCCGACGGACGCGAGATTGCCGAAGCGCGGCTCTTTCCGGCCAATTCGCTGCCCGAGCCATTGAGCAAGCTGACCCGCGCACGGCTCGAACTCTGGCGCGAGCACATGCGGACAGGCTCCTAG
- a CDS encoding Dps family protein: MADSGNNSKTALIEALNGALADHLALYIKTKNFHWHIAGPRFRDLHLLFDEQAAQIISLVDVIGERVRKNDEYTLTSVGSVAKITAIKDQDDVTLTPDAMVAELRDDNRKLLERLEQVKQTSEEANDNATNGLVDDWIDQAEERVWFLNQTAK; this comes from the coding sequence ATGGCCGACAGTGGCAACAATTCGAAAACCGCGCTGATCGAAGCGCTGAACGGCGCGCTCGCCGATCACCTGGCGCTCTACATCAAGACCAAGAACTTCCACTGGCACATCGCGGGTCCGCGCTTTCGCGACCTGCACCTGCTGTTCGACGAACAGGCCGCGCAGATCATCTCGCTGGTCGACGTGATCGGCGAACGCGTACGCAAGAACGACGAATACACGCTGACCTCGGTCGGGTCGGTCGCCAAGATCACCGCGATCAAGGACCAGGACGACGTGACGCTGACGCCGGATGCGATGGTCGCCGAATTGCGGGACGACAATCGCAAGTTGCTCGAACGGCTCGAACAGGTGAAGCAGACGTCCGAAGAAGCGAACGACAATGCCACGAACGGCCTCGTCGACGACTGGATCGACCAGGCAGAGGAGCGCGTCTGGTTCCTCAACCAGACCGCCAAGTAA
- a CDS encoding 6-phosphogluconolactonase, which translates to MDNVTVIEDAGSSAIADWIESRLRSALAAGEGPLAITVPGGSTPFPIMEELAKAELAWSRIVIFAGDDRVVPLDHPASNRGRIRAIFEPVGAEVAPLTVMEAIPHFALAWLGMGADGHIASLFPNTDPQVDDPAQVRQLTPDPLPPEAPFDRITLTMPSLLDSDEILFTLGEGADKRAVFDAAVRGEHDLPVARLLAAASQPVTCFA; encoded by the coding sequence ATGGACAACGTCACTGTCATCGAAGACGCCGGATCATCCGCGATCGCAGACTGGATCGAGTCTCGCCTGCGTTCGGCGCTGGCCGCGGGCGAGGGCCCGTTGGCGATCACCGTGCCCGGAGGTTCGACGCCGTTCCCGATCATGGAGGAGCTGGCGAAGGCCGAGCTCGCCTGGTCGCGCATCGTGATCTTTGCAGGCGACGACCGCGTTGTGCCGCTCGATCATCCGGCGAGCAATCGCGGACGGATCCGCGCGATCTTCGAACCCGTCGGGGCCGAGGTCGCGCCGCTGACGGTGATGGAGGCCATCCCGCATTTCGCGCTCGCCTGGCTCGGCATGGGTGCGGACGGGCATATCGCGTCGCTGTTTCCCAATACCGATCCGCAGGTCGATGACCCGGCACAGGTGCGGCAGCTGACGCCCGATCCGCTCCCGCCCGAAGCCCCGTTCGACCGGATCACGCTGACCATGCCGTCGCTGCTCGACAGCGACGAGATCCTCTTCACCCTCGGCGAAGGGGCAGACAAGCGCGCCGTTTTCGATGCCGCGGTTCGTGGCGAGCACGACTTGCCGGTCGCGCGTCTTCTAGCCGCCGCCAGCCAGCCCGTCACGTGCTTCGCCTGA
- a CDS encoding alkaline phosphatase PhoX: MPIQDRRQFLGSTAVAMAALVASGCSVRGPAGTGSPRVAGYGDLVADPAGFIDLPQGFSYRILSKLGDRMDDGGSVPDAADGMGCFDIGGGKLVLVRNHELMPGQDIGDPLPKGFGKRDGLVLPGGTTNIVLDARTLAVEKQFRSLAGTIRNCAGGTTPWGSWLTCEEAVTGPGQRYGEGLDKNHGWIFEVPATATGLIDAVPLKAMGRFNHEAACVDPRNGLIYLTEDRDDSLLYRFVPNSGKRLAEGGQLQAMRIVGLDDTRNWDGSNMPREREYAVEWVVMDDVEAPKDDLRQRGAAKGCARFARGEGIHMGDGELYFACTSGGAAKLGQIFRLRPAFDGSRETVSLFYESTDPDQFNYGDNLTIAPDGQLIVCEDQYTEVVDNHLRGVTRDGRAYPLAKLRRQTEWAGACFSPDGRVLFVNSYSPAATLAITGPWQHLG, from the coding sequence ATGCCCATCCAGGATCGCAGGCAGTTCCTCGGCTCGACGGCCGTCGCCATGGCGGCGCTGGTCGCCAGCGGATGCAGCGTGCGCGGCCCGGCCGGTACCGGCAGTCCGCGCGTGGCCGGCTATGGCGATCTCGTTGCCGATCCTGCTGGCTTCATCGACTTGCCGCAGGGCTTTTCGTACCGGATCCTCTCGAAGCTCGGCGACCGGATGGACGATGGCGGTTCGGTGCCCGATGCGGCCGACGGCATGGGCTGCTTCGACATCGGCGGCGGCAAGCTGGTGCTGGTCCGCAATCACGAACTCATGCCCGGGCAGGACATCGGCGATCCGCTCCCCAAGGGTTTCGGCAAGCGCGACGGGCTGGTTCTGCCGGGCGGCACGACCAACATCGTGCTCGATGCGCGCACGCTCGCCGTGGAGAAGCAATTCCGCTCGCTCGCCGGAACGATTCGCAATTGCGCAGGCGGGACTACCCCTTGGGGAAGCTGGCTGACCTGCGAGGAGGCGGTGACCGGACCCGGCCAGCGTTATGGCGAGGGCCTCGACAAGAATCACGGCTGGATATTCGAAGTCCCGGCGACGGCGACGGGTCTCATCGATGCGGTGCCGCTGAAGGCCATGGGCCGCTTCAATCACGAGGCGGCCTGTGTCGATCCGCGCAATGGCCTGATCTACCTGACCGAGGATCGCGACGATTCGCTGCTGTATCGCTTCGTGCCCAACAGCGGAAAGCGGCTGGCCGAGGGCGGGCAACTGCAGGCGATGCGGATCGTCGGCCTCGACGATACGCGCAACTGGGATGGTTCGAACATGCCGCGCGAGCGTGAATACGCGGTCGAATGGGTCGTCATGGACGATGTGGAGGCACCCAAAGACGACCTGCGCCAGCGTGGTGCCGCCAAGGGGTGCGCGCGCTTCGCCCGCGGCGAGGGGATCCACATGGGCGATGGCGAACTCTATTTCGCCTGTACCAGCGGCGGTGCGGCCAAGCTCGGCCAGATCTTCCGCTTGCGCCCGGCGTTCGACGGATCGCGCGAGACCGTGTCGCTGTTCTACGAGAGCACCGATCCCGACCAGTTCAATTACGGCGACAATCTCACGATCGCGCCGGACGGCCAGCTGATTGTTTGCGAGGACCAGTACACCGAGGTGGTCGACAACCACCTTCGCGGCGTGACGCGGGACGGGCGCGCTTATCCGCTGGCCAAGCTGCGCCGCCAGACCGAGTGGGCAGGGGCCTGCTTCTCTCCGGATGGGCGGGTACTGTTCGTCAACAGCTACAGCCCTGCAGCCACGCTGGCGATTACCGGACCCTGGCAGCACCTCGGCTGA
- the dinB gene encoding DNA polymerase IV, which produces MDEQATAEEEQEGEAAGLRKIIHVDMDAFFASVEQRDNPELQGRPVAVGGSSGRGVVAAASYEARKFGVRSAMPSVTAKRLCPDLIFVKSRFDAYREVSQQIRAIFRHHTELVEPLSLDEAYLDVTEDRLGIGSATRIAQMIRQEIKAKTRLTASAGVSYNKFLAKLASDQNKPDGICVIRPGQGADFVQSLPVRRFHGVGPKGAEKMARLGIETGADLAGKDIAFLRANFGSFADYLYRAARGIDLRPVRSNRIRKSVGGERTFSEDISSGPALRETLENIVDIVWERIERAEAKGRTVTLKMKYTDFQIMTRAKSLSENVRDKAHFAQIGRALLEESLPLPLPIRLMGLTLSNLEGVEKKVVRDEAQLRLL; this is translated from the coding sequence ATGGACGAACAGGCGACGGCGGAGGAGGAACAAGAGGGCGAAGCCGCCGGCCTGCGCAAGATAATCCACGTGGACATGGACGCGTTTTTCGCGAGCGTCGAACAGCGCGACAATCCGGAATTGCAAGGCAGGCCGGTAGCGGTCGGCGGGTCGAGCGGGCGCGGCGTCGTTGCCGCCGCAAGCTACGAAGCCAGAAAATTCGGCGTCAGGAGCGCCATGCCCTCGGTCACGGCCAAGCGGCTGTGCCCGGACCTCATCTTCGTCAAGAGCCGCTTCGACGCCTATCGCGAGGTCTCCCAGCAGATCCGCGCGATCTTCCGTCACCACACCGAACTGGTCGAACCCTTGAGCCTCGACGAAGCATATCTCGACGTGACCGAGGATCGGCTGGGGATCGGCTCGGCGACGCGCATAGCGCAGATGATCCGGCAGGAGATCAAGGCCAAGACCCGGCTGACCGCGAGCGCCGGGGTCAGCTACAACAAGTTCCTCGCCAAGCTCGCCAGCGACCAGAACAAGCCGGACGGAATCTGCGTCATCAGGCCCGGCCAGGGCGCCGATTTCGTCCAGTCGCTGCCAGTCAGGCGATTCCACGGTGTCGGTCCCAAGGGCGCGGAGAAGATGGCCAGGCTGGGGATCGAGACCGGCGCGGATCTCGCGGGAAAAGACATCGCGTTCCTGCGTGCGAACTTCGGGAGCTTTGCGGATTATCTCTATCGCGCGGCGCGCGGGATCGACCTGCGGCCCGTGCGCTCCAACCGTATCCGCAAGTCGGTCGGCGGGGAGCGGACGTTCTCGGAGGACATCTCGAGCGGACCGGCCTTGCGCGAAACGCTGGAGAACATCGTCGACATCGTGTGGGAGCGGATCGAGCGCGCCGAGGCAAAGGGGCGGACGGTCACGCTCAAGATGAAATACACCGATTTCCAGATCATGACCCGGGCGAAATCGCTGTCCGAGAACGTGCGCGACAAGGCGCATTTCGCCCAGATCGGTCGCGCGCTGCTGGAGGAATCGCTGCCACTGCCGTTGCCGATCAGGCTGATGGGGCTGACGCTGTCGAACCTCGAAGGGGTGGAAAAGAAGGTGGTGCGCGACGAGGCGCAGTTGCGCCTTCTCTAG